The SAR202 cluster bacterium genome segment CCGCAGCAGCGGCAGCAATCGGTCCAGGCGGTCAGGCAACCGGCCCCTCAGTCGGCCCAGCCTGCGGCATCGCAACAGACGGCGGAGCCTGCGCAGGCCGCCGCGCCGTCTCCTGCCACCGCGCCGAGGGCCGTGCCCGCCGAGGACCACAGCAAAAGCGTAATGGCCAAGGTCATGGGCACTGCGCCGGTAGCGAAGGGTGCGTCGGCGGTCTCAGGCGTCGCGAAGGTCGGCAGGAACGACCCATGCCCCTGCGGCAGCGGGATGAAGTACAAGAAGTGCCACGGGGCGTAGCGCTGGTCAATGAACAACGCTGAGATTTCCGAGATATTCGATAATATTGCCGGCCTGCTCGAGATGAAGGACGAGCAGCTTTTCAAGGTGCGCGCGTACCAGCGGGTCGCCCGGGCGATCGGCCACCTGCCGAGCGAGGTGGCGCAGATGGTGCGCGACGGGAAGAGCCTCCAGGAAATTCCGGGCATCGGGAAGGCGATCGCAGAGAAGATTACCCAGCTTGTGACAACCGGTAAAATGCCCTTCTATGAGAACCTGAAGGCGGAGTTCCCGGAAGGTATTCTCGAGATAATGCACGTTCCCGGAGTTGGCCCAAAGACGACGAGGCGGCTGTGGAAGGAGCTGGGCGTGACGACCGTGGCGGAGCTGGAGGCGGCGGCGACTGACGGTCGCGTGGCGGCGATGGAGAGGATGGGCGTCAAGAAGGCCGAAAACATTCTCAAGGAGATCCACTCCACAAGCGTGAAGGAGACGCGCATCCCGATTGCCCGGGCGATGCCCGCGGCGGAGCGCGTCGTAGCCGCGTTGAAGGCGCAATGCCCGGGCATCCTGCGGCTGGAAATAGCCGGAAGCCTCCGGCGGTACGAGGAAACGATCGGCAACATTGATCTCGTATGCGCCACCCCAAACCCGGGCGAAGTGATCGACGCCCTGGTGAAGTTGCCGAACGTGACGGGCATTCCGGAGCAGGGCGATGCGAAGGCTTCAGTTGTCCTCAGTGAAGGAATCCAGGTTGACCTGCGCATCGTAGATGAAAGTAGCTTCGGGACAGCGGTCCAGTACTTCACCGGAGGCGAGCATCATAACGAGCGTCTGCGCGAGTATGCCGGCAAGCTGGGACTATCTGTCAGTGAACACGAAGTAACAAACACCCAAACGGGTGATGCGCAACGGTTTGCCGCAGAAGAAGATTTCTACAGCCGGCTGGGGCTCCAGCATCTTCCGCCGGAGCTGAGGCAGGGGAGCATCGAGCTTGACGCCGCGGGGTCCAGGACCATCCCCCAACTTGTCGAGCTTCGCGACCTGAAAGGGGACCTGCACGTCCATACCAATTGGAGCGATGGCCGCGCGACTCGTCAGAGATGATGATTCGGGCGGCGAAGGCCAGGAGCTACCAGTACGTGGCCATCACGGACCACTCGGTGGGCCGGGGAGTGGCGAACGGGCTGACGCTGGAGCGCCTCAAGGAGCACATCGCGGAGCTGAGACGGCTCGAGGCCGAGATAGGCGGCATCAAGGTGCTCTGCGGCTCCGAGGTGGATATCCGGGCGGATGGGACCATGGACTACCCGGACGAAGTGCTAGCCGAGCTGGACTGGGTAATCGGCTCCGTGCATTCCGCGATGGGGCGGGATTCGGAGACCGTCACGGCCCGTGTCATCCGCGCGATGCACAACCCGTATGTGACCGTCATTGGCCACCTTTCCACGAGGCTCATCGGCGAGCGCAGGCCGTTAAATGCCGACTATGAAGCGATCTTCCGGGCGGCTGCAGAGACGGGCACTGCAATGGAGATCAACGCGAGCCCGGAGAGGCTGGACATCAAGGACGCTCATATCTACCGGTGCCGGGATCTCGGCGTGAGGATGGTTATCAGCAGCGACGCGCACACGACCGAAAGGCTGGACAACCAGCGCTACGGGATCGGCATTGCGCGGCGCGGCTGGTGCGAGGCAAAAGATATTCTGAATACTTTGCCCGTTGACGACTTCAAAAGCTTTCTCAAGATACCCAAATCACAACGCGCGAGGGGCGTTGGGTCACATGCTTGAACAGCAAATTGCGGAGGCGTTGCTTAACGCCTCGTCACCTCAAGTGTCTATACTTCACCTCAGGCAGGCTCTGTCTGAAGGCCGCGACTGGCCTTCAGCGCTCCTGGAGGCCATGGCGCTGTGGACCCCTCCATCCGAGACTATCGACGGCAGGGATTACCGTTACTTTATTGGCGGCGAGGCGTTCGACGGCCTTCTACTTGCAGAGCGGCTTCTAGGCGAGGTTGAGGGGCTCGTTCCGGCAGGGGAGGCCGAGGAGCTGTTCTTTGCCGGCCGCTTCCCCAAGGCGTTCGATTCGCAGAAGTTCAAGGACCTGCTGGGCGTCGAGAAGTACCGCGGGTACCTGAACTTCTACTATGGGGTGACAGTCGAGGCGGCCCTGCAACTGGCCGTCGAGATGGAAGTGGAGAAGCGGTGCATAAGCAACGGAATTCTCTACGTGCGTGACTACTCGGAGCAGGCATTCGCGAAGATCTACCACAAGTCGCAGGAAGAGCTTCTGGAGATGTTCAGGGAGGCTAATGGGACGCCGCAGAGCGAAGAGATCGAATTCTCAGAGCTTAACGAGTTTACGTACTGGCTCTTCAAGTACCGCTGGAAGTACAGCGACAAGGCGAAGATCGCCAGCGACACGCGCAAGGGAATGGAGATGCTCTCACGCATGGAAAGCGCAGGTAAGCGCGTCCGTGGCTTGGTGCAGGTGCCGGTGGAGGCGTGAGCGGGGTCCCCGGTGTCGCCTCCCCGAGCTGGCGCATTGCCACCCTGAGTCCCGGTTCCATCGGGACGAAGGGTCTAAAGACCGGCCCAGCGATAATGGTCCTCACTTGCAGGCTCGCCCTTAGACCCTTCGCTGGCGCTCAGGGTAGCAATTGATAAGGCACTGTCCTGGTCATTCCCGCTTTTCCGAGTCGACTTCCCTCTCGTTACCCCAACCTCTCCAGCGTCTCCTTCACGCGCGCCCGCCGGTCCTCCATCGTTGCCAGGCGTTCACGCTCCCTTTCGATCACATCTTCCGGCGCTTTGGACGTGAACTCCGGATTATTGAGCCTGGCCGACAGGCCGGCAGAGAGCTTGTCCAGTTGCTCCAACTCCTTCAGCAAGCGCTGTATCTCCTTCGCGATGTCCACGAGTCCGCCGAGCGGTATCGTAACCGTGCCCTTCGGCAGGACAAGGACTACGCTGTCCTTCGTCGACGGGGCCGCGCCATCGACCGTGCGGACCGGGTCCGATGTCGCCAGCGTCTTTATCGCGTCAGCCTCTGCCTCGATGACCTGCCGAAGGTCCGGCGCGGCCACAATGGCCTCGACGGGCTGGGTCTGCTGGATGCGGAACTCTGCCCGGAGGTTGCGTATCGCGCGGACAAGGTCGATGATCGCCCCGATCTCCGCCTCAGCCCTGTCGTCGAGAAGCGACGTGTCCGCGATCGGGTACTCCGCCACCATCAGGAGCTCCGGCTTTTCGAAGCTGCGCGGCATGTACGTGACGACGCTCTGCCACACCTCCTCAGTGATGAACGGCATAAACGGGTGGAGCAGGCGGAGAATCTTTTCCAGCACGTAGGCCAGGAAGGGCAGGGGGGCGTTGTCCCCGGCGCGCAGGCGCACCTTGGACATCTCAAGGTACCAGTCGCAGTACTCGCTCCACATGAAGTCGTACAGCTCGCGCTGCGCCTCGCCGAACTGGAACTCCGCCATGCACTTCTCGACCTGCAGGGTCACGCGGTTCAGGCGGCTCATGATCCAGCGGTCTTCCAGGTGCGACGGCGTGGGAGGCCACTGCCAGTTGTCCGGCGAGCCGCCCTTCTCCAGGTTGGTCATGACGTAGCGCGATGCGTTCCAGAGCTTGTTAGCGAAGTTGCGGCTGGACTCGATCTTCGACTCGTTGAGGCGCATGTTGTTGCCCGGCGAGTTGCCCGTCGTGAGCGCGAACCGCAGGGCGTCCGCGCCGTAAAGGTCGATGATCTCCAGCGGGTCGTGGGCGTTGCCCTTTGACTTGCTCATCTTCGCGCCTTCGGGGTCCAGCACCAGGCCGTGCAGGTAGATCGTCCGGAACGGGATGTCGCCGGCGTTCTCGATGCCCATCATCATCATTCGGGCGACCCAGAAAAAGAGGATGTCCCATCCCGTCTCCATGACCGTGGATGGGTAGAAGTACTTCAGGTCGTCTGTCTTCTCCGGCCAGCCAAGCGTCGAGTGCGGCCACAGGGCGGAGCTGAACCAGGTGTCCAGCACGTCCGGGTCGCGCTCGATCTGGCTGGAGCCGCATTTGGAGCACATCGTGGGGTCGGTTACGGACACCGTCTCCCCGCCGCACTTCGCGCAGTACCAGACGGGAATGCGGTGGCCCCACCAGAGCTGGCGGCTGACGCACCAGTCCTGGATATTATCCATCCAGTTGAAGTAGACCTTCGAGAAGCGGTCGGGGACGATAGTCACGCGACCGTCGCGCACAGCCTCGATGGCCGGCTTCGCGAGCGGCTTCATCCTCATGTACCACTGCTTGCTGATCAGCGGCTCCAGGACATCGCCCGATCTGCCGCAATGGCCGACGGCGTGCCTGTGCGGCTCGATCTTGACCAGCAGCTCCTCGCGCTCCAGCTGCTCGACGATCTCCTTGCGAGTGACGAAGCGGTCCTTGCCCCTGTACGGGCCGGCGTTCTCGTTCATCGTCCCGTCGAGGTTCATGACATTGACGATGGGCAGCTTGTGGCGCTCGCCTATCAGGAAGTCGTTGGGGTCGTGCGCGGGTGTGACCTTGAGGCCGCCGGTGCCGAACGCCATGTCCACGGCCTCATCCGCGATGACCGGAATGAGACGGCCAAGGACGGGCAGGACGGCATTCTTACCGATGAACTTCGTGAACCGCTCGTCGTTGGGGTTCACCGCAACGGCGGTATCTCCCAGCAGCGTCTCTGGGCGGGTCGTTGCGACGATTATCTCGCCGCTGCCGTCCTCCATCTTGTAACGGATCTGGTAGAGCTTGCCGTCTTCTTCCTTGTGTTCTACCTCAAGGTCGGACAGGGCGGTCATGCACTTGGGGCACCAGTTGACGATGCGCTCGCCGCGGTAGATGAGCCCCTTGTTGTAGAGGTTGACGAACGTGGTGCGGACCGCCTTGCTCGGCCCTTCGTCCAGGGTGAAGGCCGCGCGGCTCCAGTCGCAGGAGGCGGCGAGGCGCTTCGTCTGCTCGTAGATGCGGCCGCCGTACTGGTCCACCCACTCCCAGACCCGTTTGACGAACTTCTCGCGGCCAAGGTCGTGGCGGGTAAGGCCGTCCTTCTTGATCTCCCGCTCCACGACCACCTGCGTCGCGATGCCCGCGTGGTCTGTCCCCGGGAGGTAGAGAGTGGGGTCGCCCTTCATGCGGTGCCAGCGCGTCATGAGGTCTTCGAGCGCGATTGTGAGGGCGTGGCCCATGTGGAGCTGGCCTGTGACGTTCGGAGGCGGCATGATGATTACGAAGGGCTTCTTCGACCAGTCGATCTTCGGCGTGAAGTGGCCGCTCTCCATCCAGAGCTTGTAGATGCGCTGCTCCGCCGAAGCGAAGTCGTATGCCTTGGGTATCTCTCGCCGCTGCGTGGGCTGTGTCATGGGTGTCGTTCCTTGGTCCTCTACAGGTTTCAAAAACCAGACAATTCTAAACAAGTATGCGCCGTGCGTCGATGATGCGCCGCCATAAAACGACTGAGGCCCGAATATCAGGTGTATTCGGGCCTCAGTGCCAACGCGAGCCGTCCGGCTCAGTTGGTCCTAAAGCCAGCGTTTGCGTACTACGACTGCAATGTTGTGTCGCATGTTTGGCCAATCCAGATACATTGATAAGGGGATTCTAGTGGAGCTATGCCGCCGCCGTCAAACACTGAACTGTCAATACATCCCGAAATGCACTCTCAAGGACTGTTCAACGTCCGGCATGAAGTCTCCCGGCAGTACGCCGATGAAGCGGACCAGTCGGGCCTTGTCGATGGTGCGCACCATATTAGCCTTTACTCTGCTTACGGTTTCGAGCCCGGCGACTCCCTCGGGCAGGATGACCTCGTAGTGGTACCGCCGTTTGGGAGGACTTGAAGTGATCGGAAGGACATTGATGGTGTCTGAGAATTCGTTATTCTGATCATTGGACATGACCAGCACGGGCCTGGTCTTCCCGATTTTGCTGCCCACTACCGGATCAGGGCGGCCCCACCACACATCACCGCGCCTTGGGAACGAGACTTGCTTGGCGGCGTGCACGCGGAACTCCTATGGTCTGATTTTAGTCCGGCCAGTTTTCAAGGGTTGCGAACTCCCACTCGGCGTTTATTTCCTTAGCGCCGCCGCTTCGCCACCTTCCCCACCTGCCGCATCAGCAGAAACCAGGCTATGATGCCGCCCCAGAAGGCCATTCGAACCATTTTTTGATTCTCTTCCACGGAGACGAACCGCGTGGATTCCGGCGTGATCTCGATGTACCCTACGGGCACGACACTCACCATTGCGCCGCCACCACCACCACTGCCCGACGCGACGGCCGCGAGGCCGCTGACGCGCTCCGCCGCGGGCATGCGCATGTCCGGCGCTTCCCCGGACCCGCCGCCGGCGCCGTAGGTGTACTTGAGCCGGGCCACCGGTATCACGGTCTTGCCGCCCTGGGTCACCGGCTCTCCAAAGATCGCCCGCGCCGACGAGCTTGTCTCGATGCGGTCCGACACTTGCCGAAGCATATCCTGTACTGCGACCATGTTGTCCTCCTGCCGTAGCCTGCCTGCCACACCATCAATGATTCGCCATATCTTTACCATACGACTGTGGCGTGTATTAGGCAAGCCGATTTGCCGGCGGGCAACCAGGCGGGAGCGGCCTACTTGAGGAGTGCTGCGACGCGGTCCAGGATGCGAAGTCCCACCTCGTATTTGCTC includes the following:
- a CDS encoding PHP domain-containing protein, with the protein product MMIRAAKARSYQYVAITDHSVGRGVANGLTLERLKEHIAELRRLEAEIGGIKVLCGSEVDIRADGTMDYPDEVLAELDWVIGSVHSAMGRDSETVTARVIRAMHNPYVTVIGHLSTRLIGERRPLNADYEAIFRAAAETGTAMEINASPERLDIKDAHIYRCRDLGVRMVISSDAHTTERLDNQRYGIGIARRGWCEAKDILNTLPVDDFKSFLKIPKSQRARGVGSHA
- a CDS encoding valine--tRNA ligase — its product is MTQPTQRREIPKAYDFASAEQRIYKLWMESGHFTPKIDWSKKPFVIIMPPPNVTGQLHMGHALTIALEDLMTRWHRMKGDPTLYLPGTDHAGIATQVVVEREIKKDGLTRHDLGREKFVKRVWEWVDQYGGRIYEQTKRLAASCDWSRAAFTLDEGPSKAVRTTFVNLYNKGLIYRGERIVNWCPKCMTALSDLEVEHKEEDGKLYQIRYKMEDGSGEIIVATTRPETLLGDTAVAVNPNDERFTKFIGKNAVLPVLGRLIPVIADEAVDMAFGTGGLKVTPAHDPNDFLIGERHKLPIVNVMNLDGTMNENAGPYRGKDRFVTRKEIVEQLEREELLVKIEPHRHAVGHCGRSGDVLEPLISKQWYMRMKPLAKPAIEAVRDGRVTIVPDRFSKVYFNWMDNIQDWCVSRQLWWGHRIPVWYCAKCGGETVSVTDPTMCSKCGSSQIERDPDVLDTWFSSALWPHSTLGWPEKTDDLKYFYPSTVMETGWDILFFWVARMMMMGIENAGDIPFRTIYLHGLVLDPEGAKMSKSKGNAHDPLEIIDLYGADALRFALTTGNSPGNNMRLNESKIESSRNFANKLWNASRYVMTNLEKGGSPDNWQWPPTPSHLEDRWIMSRLNRVTLQVEKCMAEFQFGEAQRELYDFMWSEYCDWYLEMSKVRLRAGDNAPLPFLAYVLEKILRLLHPFMPFITEEVWQSVVTYMPRSFEKPELLMVAEYPIADTSLLDDRAEAEIGAIIDLVRAIRNLRAEFRIQQTQPVEAIVAAPDLRQVIEAEADAIKTLATSDPVRTVDGAAPSTKDSVVLVLPKGTVTIPLGGLVDIAKEIQRLLKELEQLDKLSAGLSARLNNPEFTSKAPEDVIERERERLATMEDRRARVKETLERLG
- a CDS encoding type II toxin-antitoxin system PemK/MazF family toxin codes for the protein MHAAKQVSFPRRGDVWWGRPDPVVGSKIGKTRPVLVMSNDQNNEFSDTINVLPITSSPPKRRYHYEVILPEGVAGLETVSRVKANMVRTIDKARLVRFIGVLPGDFMPDVEQSLRVHFGMY